The following are encoded in a window of Tessaracoccus flavescens genomic DNA:
- a CDS encoding substrate-binding domain-containing protein: MVRTGRVAAAYARPLQSPNNRIRSPAKSTPATTDRLRGYRQILGAQIPDSRVVFSGWDSVSGAAATRDLLERHPDIEAILCGSDRIALGALATLAAAGRIVPADVAVVRLHDRPSVRTFQTPVSRRVLRDAPAGTSPVSLDAASGRASGSVD; the protein is encoded by the coding sequence ATGGTTCGGACGGGCAGAGTGGCAGCCGCGTACGCGCGACCCCTGCAATCACCAAACAACCGGATTCGCTCACCTGCTAAGTCGACCCCCGCCACCACCGACCGACTTCGCGGCTACCGTCAAATCCTTGGTGCCCAAATCCCCGACAGCCGGGTCGTCTTCTCAGGCTGGGATTCCGTCAGTGGCGCGGCGGCTACCCGTGACCTCTTGGAGCGCCATCCCGACATCGAGGCGATCCTGTGCGGCTCGGATCGAATCGCACTCGGGGCACTCGCCACCCTGGCCGCAGCCGGCCGGATCGTCCCCGCCGACGTCGCTGTCGTGCGTCTGCATGATCGTCCCTCTGTCCGAACGTTCCAAACTCCCGTGAGCCGTCGGGTCCTGCGAGACGCTCCAGCAGGAACGTCTCCGGTCTCACTGGATGCCGCGAGCGGAAGAGCATCGGGATCGGTTGATTAG
- a CDS encoding NAD-dependent malic enzyme → MPRRQYEVLPGGHGSRVKINARGRAILRNPRINRGTAFTQEERKQLQLVGLLPTHVTPLEAQLRRAYERFRKAETALEQFAYLQALRERNTVLFYRLLSDHLAEMMPIVYTPTIGEAIKEFSLWYQAVNGVFLSIDQPDLLERALRSNVHGPDDVDLLIVTDSEGILGIGDQGVGGIQICMGKKSIYTAAAGLDPDRILAVVLDVGTDNLRLLNDELYLGERHGRVRGARYDEFIEQFVEAASKVYPHAMLHWEDFGAGNAHRLLETYRDRVCTFNDDIQGTAAVVASAILAGVKGNRERLRDQKFVIHGGGTAGVGVAGLLVDLLIKDGLTEDEARSRFWITSSRGLVTDDATQKFRDFQRPYARGIGELEEWELDQPGHYMLADIVRNVHPTVLIGTSGQPGSFTEDIVRDMAGHVDRPLILPLSNPTALAEAVPSDLIEWTDGRAMIATGSPFAPVSYQGVAYTIAQANNALIFPGIGLGVAVCRANRVTDGMVAASAEAVASLSVVQIRGDSLLPSVKDLRRVSATVALAVAAAAEQDGVAERPLTDPVEQIYDAMWQPVYPELIIEN, encoded by the coding sequence ATGCCCAGGCGACAGTATGAGGTCCTGCCCGGCGGGCACGGCTCCCGCGTCAAGATCAACGCTCGTGGACGCGCGATTCTGCGCAACCCCCGGATCAACCGTGGGACGGCCTTCACCCAGGAGGAGCGCAAGCAGCTTCAACTGGTCGGGCTCCTGCCGACCCATGTCACGCCGCTGGAGGCCCAGCTTCGCCGCGCCTACGAGCGTTTCCGCAAGGCGGAGACGGCACTGGAGCAGTTCGCCTACCTCCAGGCGCTCCGCGAACGCAACACGGTGCTCTTCTACCGTCTGCTCAGCGACCACCTCGCCGAGATGATGCCGATCGTCTACACCCCGACGATCGGCGAGGCGATCAAGGAGTTCAGCCTCTGGTACCAGGCAGTCAACGGGGTGTTCCTCTCCATCGACCAGCCCGACCTGCTGGAGCGGGCGCTCCGCTCCAACGTGCACGGACCCGACGACGTCGACCTGCTGATCGTGACCGACTCGGAAGGCATCCTCGGCATCGGCGACCAGGGCGTCGGCGGCATCCAGATCTGCATGGGAAAAAAGTCGATCTACACGGCGGCCGCAGGTCTCGACCCCGACCGGATCCTCGCCGTCGTGCTCGATGTCGGCACAGACAACCTCCGCCTGCTCAACGACGAGCTGTACTTGGGCGAGCGTCACGGCCGCGTCCGCGGGGCACGCTATGACGAGTTCATCGAGCAGTTCGTCGAGGCGGCCTCAAAGGTCTACCCGCACGCGATGCTGCACTGGGAGGACTTCGGAGCGGGCAACGCGCACCGCCTGCTCGAGACCTACCGCGACCGGGTGTGCACATTCAACGACGACATCCAGGGCACCGCGGCCGTCGTCGCGAGCGCCATCCTGGCAGGTGTCAAGGGCAACCGGGAGCGCCTGCGCGACCAGAAGTTCGTCATCCACGGCGGCGGCACCGCGGGGGTCGGTGTGGCCGGCCTGCTGGTCGACCTGCTGATCAAGGACGGCCTCACCGAGGACGAGGCGAGGTCCCGGTTCTGGATCACCAGCAGCCGCGGCCTCGTCACCGACGACGCGACGCAGAAGTTCCGCGACTTCCAACGTCCCTACGCGCGCGGCATCGGCGAACTCGAGGAGTGGGAACTCGACCAGCCCGGGCACTACATGCTCGCCGACATCGTGCGCAACGTGCATCCCACCGTGCTGATCGGCACGTCCGGGCAGCCAGGGTCGTTCACCGAGGACATCGTGCGCGACATGGCCGGCCACGTCGATCGCCCGCTGATCCTCCCGCTGTCCAACCCGACCGCGCTCGCCGAGGCCGTGCCGTCCGACCTGATCGAATGGACCGACGGGCGCGCCATGATCGCCACCGGCTCCCCCTTCGCCCCGGTCAGCTACCAGGGCGTCGCCTACACCATCGCCCAGGCGAACAACGCACTCATCTTCCCCGGGATCGGTCTTGGCGTCGCCGTCTGTCGGGCCAACCGGGTCACCGACGGCATGGTCGCGGCCTCCGCGGAGGCGGTGGCCTCGCTGTCGGTCGTGCAGATCCGCGGCGACTCGCTGCTTCCCAGCGTCAAGGACCTGCGCCGGGTCTCGGCGACGGTCGCGCTAGCCGTGGCGGCGGCCGCCGAGCAGGACGGCGTGGCCGAGCGTCCGCTGACCGATCCGGTCGAGCAGATCTACGACGCGATGTGGCAACCCGTGTACCCCGAATTGATCATCGAGAACTGA
- the gltX gene encoding glutamate--tRNA ligase, whose protein sequence is MALFDLAWARRTGGRFVLRIEDTDQNRLVPGSEAQIYESLDWLGLSPDESPAVGGPFAPYKQSERLETYRPFVEQLIEQGHAYYCWCSQERLAELRDEQNRQKLSTTGYDRLCVGKTREERAELPGFTETPVVRMLIPDDAPLEFDDIIRGTVKAPRPDDQVILKADGFPTYHLAVVVDDHLMDINTVVRGEEWISSTPKHILLYRWLGWELPAFAHMPLLRNTDKSKISKRKNPAARLMWFKEQGYLPEAVRNFLQLLGYAGDEEREVSTFEEFVENFAWSKVNTVGPIFDLKKLDWLNGHYIRSLSADELADRIAAFASDTGQWVDPNDEQLAVLRQAVPIIQERLVLLKDAVPQLDYLLGSDANLVIDPEAIAALPENAAEVLDAAIAVTENVAFDAESIQAGLRERIVEGMGIKPKFAFAPIRVAVSGRRVSPPLFESMEILGRDSSLTRLRSLRAQL, encoded by the coding sequence ATGGCGCTGTTCGACCTCGCATGGGCGAGGCGCACGGGTGGGCGGTTCGTGCTGCGGATCGAGGACACCGACCAGAACCGCCTTGTTCCCGGCTCGGAGGCCCAGATCTACGAGTCGCTCGACTGGCTGGGCCTCTCCCCGGACGAGAGCCCAGCGGTCGGCGGGCCGTTCGCCCCGTACAAGCAGTCGGAGCGTCTCGAGACCTACCGCCCATTCGTCGAGCAGCTGATCGAGCAGGGCCACGCCTACTACTGCTGGTGCTCGCAGGAGCGGCTCGCCGAGCTGCGCGACGAGCAGAACCGTCAGAAGCTGTCCACGACCGGCTACGACCGGCTGTGCGTCGGCAAGACCCGCGAGGAGCGCGCCGAGCTGCCGGGCTTCACCGAGACGCCCGTCGTGCGGATGCTGATCCCCGACGATGCGCCGCTGGAGTTCGACGACATCATCCGCGGCACGGTAAAGGCTCCCCGCCCGGACGATCAGGTGATCCTGAAGGCGGACGGCTTTCCGACCTACCACCTCGCCGTCGTCGTCGACGACCACCTCATGGACATCAACACGGTGGTCCGAGGGGAGGAGTGGATCTCGTCCACGCCGAAGCACATCCTGCTGTACCGCTGGCTCGGCTGGGAGCTTCCTGCCTTCGCGCACATGCCGCTGCTGCGCAACACGGACAAGTCGAAGATCTCCAAGCGCAAGAACCCCGCCGCGCGCCTCATGTGGTTCAAGGAGCAGGGCTACCTGCCGGAGGCCGTGCGCAACTTCCTCCAGTTGCTCGGCTACGCGGGCGACGAGGAACGCGAGGTCTCGACCTTCGAGGAGTTCGTCGAGAACTTCGCATGGTCGAAGGTCAACACCGTCGGCCCGATCTTCGACCTGAAGAAGCTGGACTGGCTCAACGGCCACTACATCCGTTCCCTGAGCGCGGACGAGCTGGCCGACCGGATCGCGGCCTTCGCAAGCGACACGGGCCAGTGGGTCGATCCGAACGACGAGCAGCTCGCGGTGCTGCGCCAGGCGGTGCCGATCATCCAGGAGCGTCTCGTGCTGCTCAAGGACGCCGTGCCGCAGCTGGACTACCTGCTGGGGTCCGACGCGAACCTCGTCATCGACCCGGAGGCCATCGCGGCTCTGCCCGAGAACGCGGCCGAGGTGCTTGACGCGGCGATCGCCGTCACCGAGAACGTCGCCTTCGACGCCGAGTCGATCCAGGCGGGTCTGCGCGAGCGGATCGTGGAGGGGATGGGGATCAAGCCCAAGTTCGCGTTCGCCCCGATCCGCGTCGCCGTGTCGGGTCGTCGGGTCTCCCCGCCGCTGTTCGAGTCGATGGAGATCCTCGGCCGTGACTCGTCGCTCACCCGTCTCCGTTCGCTCCGGGCCCAGCTGTAG
- a CDS encoding carbohydrate ABC transporter permease, whose amino-acid sequence MTTTTRRAEKPAALLVPSPGRHRRNSKAWAPWALLAPFLLLFILTFAIPILTAVAQSFTKVTRQGVFGEQGVTTEFAGFANYAQALSNQNFIASIGRMLLFGIVQVPVMMVLCIILALLLEGASARWPAFFRASYFMPYGIPGVIATILWSFLYVPGLSPLIDIAAQFGIELDFLGPNTVLWSIANIVTWSYTGYNMLIIVAQLKTIPNEVYEAAKVDGASSWRVARSIQLPLIRPAVILTTVFSIIGTLQLFAEPQVLQSVSPAINSEYTPNLSAYTTAFAYNDYNVAAAQAVLIALVAFILSFAFLRLTNRRSK is encoded by the coding sequence GTGACCACCACGACCCGGCGCGCCGAGAAGCCCGCCGCCCTCCTCGTCCCGAGCCCGGGCCGACACCGCAGGAACAGCAAGGCCTGGGCGCCCTGGGCGCTCCTGGCGCCGTTCCTGCTGCTGTTCATCCTGACGTTCGCGATCCCCATCCTGACCGCCGTCGCCCAGAGCTTCACCAAGGTAACGCGCCAAGGCGTGTTCGGCGAGCAGGGCGTGACCACCGAGTTCGCCGGATTCGCCAACTACGCCCAGGCGCTGTCCAATCAGAACTTCATCGCCTCGATCGGCCGGATGCTGCTCTTCGGTATCGTCCAGGTCCCGGTCATGATGGTGCTCTGCATCATCCTGGCCCTGCTGCTGGAAGGCGCTTCCGCCCGCTGGCCCGCCTTCTTCCGGGCGTCCTACTTCATGCCGTACGGGATTCCCGGTGTGATCGCCACGATCCTGTGGTCGTTCCTGTACGTCCCGGGGCTGAGCCCGTTGATCGACATCGCCGCGCAGTTCGGGATCGAGCTGGACTTCCTGGGCCCGAACACCGTGCTCTGGTCGATCGCCAACATCGTGACCTGGAGCTATACCGGCTACAACATGTTGATCATCGTCGCCCAGCTGAAGACGATCCCCAACGAGGTCTACGAGGCGGCCAAGGTCGACGGCGCCAGCTCCTGGCGGGTGGCGCGCAGCATCCAGCTGCCACTGATCCGACCGGCGGTGATCCTGACCACCGTGTTCTCGATCATCGGGACGCTGCAGCTGTTCGCCGAGCCCCAGGTGCTGCAGAGCGTCTCGCCGGCGATCAACTCCGAGTACACGCCCAACCTGAGCGCCTACACCACCGCGTTCGCCTACAACGACTACAACGTCGCCGCCGCCCAGGCGGTGCTCATCGCGCTCGTCGCATTCATCCTCTCGTTCGCCTTCCTTCGCCTGACCAACAGGAGGTCGAAGTGA
- a CDS encoding ATP-binding protein — MSRHYQSLHDAAVLATEDLLDVRDLIGEICGAVAMGAIYGPSGTGKSFAVDEAVADRAEHDHVRTDFRARPTMRYVRQELGRLLGVAATSSAFDADWALKRALSERFRLVIIDEAQWLNRECFEYLRHLHDDPDTTFALLFVGGDGCYEVLRREPMLDSRLYAHHRFAPLTPATVVKAIPTYHPIYADADPAVLRLVDDTCGHGNFRSWARFTCHATRLCQRTGRTVCDEEIARNAFRTLGGGRGR; from the coding sequence GTGAGCCGGCACTACCAGTCGCTTCATGATGCGGCGGTTCTCGCGACCGAGGATCTGCTCGATGTCCGCGACCTGATCGGCGAAATCTGCGGTGCGGTCGCGATGGGCGCCATCTATGGACCGTCGGGGACCGGCAAGTCGTTCGCCGTCGACGAGGCCGTCGCCGACCGCGCCGAACATGACCACGTGCGCACCGACTTCCGCGCCCGGCCGACGATGCGTTACGTCCGGCAGGAGCTGGGGCGGCTGCTCGGTGTGGCTGCGACGTCCAGCGCGTTCGATGCCGACTGGGCGTTGAAGCGGGCCCTGTCGGAACGATTCCGGTTGGTGATCATCGACGAGGCCCAATGGCTGAACCGGGAGTGTTTCGAGTATCTGCGGCACCTGCACGACGACCCCGACACCACCTTCGCCCTGCTGTTCGTCGGCGGCGACGGCTGCTACGAGGTGCTGCGCCGCGAGCCCATGCTGGACTCCCGCTTGTATGCCCATCACAGGTTCGCGCCGTTGACACCAGCCACGGTGGTGAAAGCGATCCCGACGTACCACCCGATCTACGCCGACGCCGACCCTGCCGTGCTGCGGTTGGTCGACGACACGTGCGGGCACGGCAACTTCCGCTCCTGGGCCAGGTTCACCTGCCACGCGACACGACTCTGCCAGCGGACCGGCCGGACCGTCTGCGACGAGGAGATCGCCCGCAACGCCTTCCGAACCCTCGGCGGCGGTCGTGGCCGCTAA
- a CDS encoding DUF4112 domain-containing protein, translating to MVSEKKSDALARRDESATPAPVESPTDPIAAAREEAERALASERPAKATRMLTYVLEDLVPIPGTKYRVGIDPLLSLVPWAGTAAGAVFGTVLVFDAIRLKAPIPVLARMLGNWVIDWAVGLVPWAGALLDAVWRSNNKNLKLLNRTIDNRQQVHQASVSYWIAVAAILTCMVLLTIAVPVALIVWLVSRG from the coding sequence ATGGTCTCCGAGAAGAAGTCCGACGCCCTCGCCAGGCGCGACGAGTCAGCCACACCGGCGCCCGTCGAGAGCCCGACCGATCCCATCGCGGCAGCCCGCGAGGAGGCCGAGCGCGCCCTCGCCAGCGAGCGGCCCGCGAAGGCCACGCGGATGCTGACCTACGTGCTCGAGGATCTCGTGCCCATTCCGGGCACGAAGTACCGGGTCGGGATCGATCCGCTGCTCAGCCTCGTCCCTTGGGCGGGAACCGCGGCCGGTGCCGTCTTCGGAACCGTGCTCGTGTTCGACGCGATCCGGCTCAAGGCCCCGATTCCGGTGTTGGCGCGGATGCTCGGCAACTGGGTGATCGACTGGGCCGTCGGGCTCGTCCCGTGGGCAGGGGCGCTGCTCGATGCGGTGTGGCGGTCGAACAACAAGAACCTGAAGCTGCTCAACCGCACCATCGACAACCGCCAGCAGGTGCACCAGGCCTCGGTCAGCTACTGGATCGCCGTCGCGGCCATCTTGACCTGCATGGTCCTGCTGACCATCGCGGTCCCGGTCGCGCTGATCGTATGGCTCGTCTCCCGGGGCTGA
- a CDS encoding glutamine--tRNA ligase/YqeY domain fusion protein: MTDPAMPSNFIYDAVADDVAQGKRGGRVQTRFPPEPNGFLHIGHAKAIVVDFGVADDFGGICVLRLDDTNPETEDVSFVESIADDIRWLGYDPADERFASDYFEQLYAWAEQLIEAGLAYVDDQNGEEISASRGGFGRPGVNSPYRDRTVEENLDLFRRMRAGEFGDGTHVLRAKIDMAHENMQMRDPVMYRIRRAHHHRTGDSWAIYPTYDWAHGQSDAIEGVTHSLCTLEFESHRPLYDWFLEKLGIPDAPRQYEFARLELTHTVTSKRRLAKLVFDGVVDGWDDPRMPTLRGLRRRGYPASAIRAFCREVGTTRTNSRQSIEYLESYVRRDLNATAQRRMAVLRPLKLRLTNWPTDENGDPVVEHFEIANNPERTEDGTRKVAFTGELWIEQEDFQEVPPPKYFRLSPGREVRLRGAYLVTATDVVKDDEGNVVEVHATYDPETKGGNAPDGRRVKSTMHWVSAPHAEDATVALYDRLFTAEAPGERTGEALDDLNPESREVLSGCKVEAALSDTAPGDVVQFERLGYFAADTEQPMLFHRTVGLRDEWAAIQKRG, translated from the coding sequence ATGACTGATCCCGCCATGCCCAGCAACTTCATCTACGACGCCGTCGCCGACGACGTCGCACAGGGGAAGCGTGGCGGACGGGTCCAGACCAGGTTCCCACCGGAGCCCAACGGCTTCCTGCACATCGGCCATGCGAAGGCGATCGTGGTCGACTTCGGGGTCGCCGACGACTTCGGTGGCATCTGCGTGCTCCGCCTCGACGACACCAACCCCGAGACCGAGGACGTGTCCTTCGTCGAGTCGATCGCCGACGACATCCGCTGGCTCGGCTACGACCCGGCAGACGAGCGCTTCGCCTCCGACTACTTCGAGCAGCTCTACGCATGGGCGGAACAGCTGATCGAGGCAGGACTCGCCTACGTCGACGACCAGAACGGCGAGGAGATCTCCGCCAGCCGCGGCGGCTTCGGCAGGCCCGGAGTCAACTCCCCCTACCGCGACCGCACGGTCGAGGAGAACCTCGACCTTTTCCGCCGGATGCGCGCAGGCGAGTTCGGCGACGGCACCCACGTGCTGCGCGCCAAGATCGACATGGCACACGAGAACATGCAGATGCGTGATCCCGTGATGTACCGCATCCGCCGCGCCCACCACCACCGCACCGGCGACTCCTGGGCGATCTATCCGACCTATGACTGGGCGCACGGCCAGTCCGACGCCATCGAGGGCGTCACCCACTCGCTCTGCACCCTGGAGTTCGAGTCGCACCGCCCGCTCTACGACTGGTTCCTGGAGAAGCTGGGCATCCCTGACGCGCCGCGCCAGTACGAGTTCGCCCGGCTCGAGCTGACCCACACCGTCACCTCGAAGCGCCGACTCGCGAAGCTCGTCTTCGACGGGGTCGTCGACGGCTGGGACGATCCCCGGATGCCGACGCTGCGAGGCCTCCGCCGCCGGGGCTACCCCGCGAGCGCGATCCGGGCCTTCTGCCGCGAGGTCGGCACCACGCGGACCAACTCCCGGCAGTCCATCGAGTACCTCGAGAGCTACGTCCGCCGCGACCTCAACGCGACGGCCCAGCGCCGGATGGCGGTGCTGCGCCCGCTGAAGCTGCGGCTGACCAACTGGCCGACCGACGAGAACGGCGACCCGGTCGTCGAACACTTCGAGATCGCCAACAATCCCGAGCGGACCGAGGACGGGACCCGTAAGGTGGCCTTCACCGGCGAGTTGTGGATCGAGCAGGAGGACTTCCAGGAGGTGCCCCCTCCGAAGTACTTCCGTCTCTCCCCCGGCCGGGAGGTCCGGCTGCGGGGTGCGTATCTCGTCACCGCGACCGACGTGGTCAAGGACGACGAGGGCAACGTCGTCGAGGTGCACGCCACCTACGACCCGGAGACAAAGGGCGGCAACGCCCCCGACGGTCGACGGGTGAAGTCGACGATGCACTGGGTCTCGGCCCCACACGCCGAGGACGCGACGGTCGCCCTGTACGACCGACTCTTCACCGCGGAGGCTCCCGGCGAGCGCACGGGTGAGGCGCTGGACGACCTCAACCCCGAGTCGCGTGAGGTGCTCTCCGGTTGCAAGGTGGAGGCGGCACTCTCCGACACCGCACCCGGCGACGTGGTGCAGTTCGAGCGGCTCGGCTACTTCGCCGCCGACACCGAGCAGCCGATGCTCTTCCACCGCACGGTCGGCCTGCGCGACGAGTGGGCGGCGATCCAGAAGCGCGGCTGA
- a CDS encoding Dyp-type peroxidase, with translation MVSSHSDTWRITPAAMFLVATINQCGESTVHDALEDLSGLTRGVGFRYPERELTLLVGIGSDAWDRLFAGPRPSQLHPFKEVKGDRFVAPSTPGDLLFHIRADTMDMCFELATRISDTMDGAITVVDEVHGFRYFDQRDLLGFVDGTENPTGELAESSTTIGGEDPRFAGGHYVHIQKYLHDMTAWKALTVEEQENVIGRKKLDDIEIPDDKKKPNAHIVLNTIDDEQGRELKIVRLNMPFGDVGKGEFGTFYIGYSRNPDVTERMLDNMFIGDPPGNTDAILDFSTAVTGCMFYVATDAFLDDPLPFAGADSVASAPEPSTDSAPPAQGGSLSIGSLKGQN, from the coding sequence GTGGTTTCCTCTCACTCTGACACCTGGCGGATCACCCCCGCGGCCATGTTCCTGGTCGCCACCATCAACCAATGCGGCGAGTCGACCGTCCATGACGCGCTCGAGGATCTCTCCGGGCTGACGCGCGGCGTCGGATTCCGGTACCCGGAGCGGGAGCTGACGCTGCTGGTCGGCATCGGCTCCGATGCGTGGGACCGGCTGTTCGCGGGCCCGCGACCCTCGCAGCTGCACCCCTTCAAGGAGGTGAAGGGGGACCGCTTCGTCGCGCCGTCCACGCCAGGCGACCTGTTGTTCCACATCCGCGCAGACACGATGGACATGTGTTTCGAACTCGCCACCCGCATCTCCGACACCATGGACGGCGCGATCACCGTCGTCGACGAGGTGCACGGCTTCCGCTACTTTGACCAGCGCGACCTGCTCGGATTCGTCGACGGAACCGAGAACCCCACCGGCGAGCTCGCCGAGTCGTCGACGACGATCGGCGGGGAGGACCCGCGGTTCGCGGGCGGCCACTACGTGCACATCCAGAAGTACCTGCACGACATGACGGCATGGAAGGCGCTCACCGTCGAGGAGCAGGAGAACGTGATCGGGCGCAAGAAGCTCGACGACATCGAGATCCCCGATGACAAGAAGAAGCCCAACGCGCACATCGTGCTCAACACCATCGACGACGAGCAGGGCCGCGAGCTCAAGATCGTCCGGCTCAACATGCCGTTCGGGGACGTCGGCAAGGGCGAGTTCGGCACGTTCTACATCGGCTACTCGCGCAACCCCGACGTGACCGAGCGCATGCTGGACAACATGTTCATCGGCGACCCTCCTGGCAACACCGACGCCATCCTCGACTTCTCGACGGCCGTCACCGGCTGCATGTTCTACGTCGCCACCGACGCGTTCCTCGACGATCCGCTCCCGTTCGCGGGTGCGGACAGCGTCGCCTCCGCACCCGAGCCATCCACTGATTCCGCGCCGCCCGCTCAGGGCGGTTCCCTCTCGATCGGCAGCCTGAAAGGACAGAACTGA
- a CDS encoding recombinase family protein — protein MSTLEQNTSRQLDGVEVDRVFADHVSGKDLHRPEFEDMLRFVRDGDTVVVHSMDRLARNLDDLRGTVRGLTARGVRVQFVKERLLFTGEDTAMATLLLSVMGAFAEFERALIRERQREGIALAKKRGAYRGRRRSLTPEQVDRLRSGAAAGRAKAELAREFGISRETVYQYLRAGESGTGSAGLAAARG, from the coding sequence GTGAGCACGCTGGAGCAGAACACCAGCCGGCAGCTCGACGGTGTCGAGGTGGACCGGGTGTTCGCCGACCATGTCTCGGGCAAGGACCTGCACCGGCCGGAGTTCGAGGACATGCTGCGGTTCGTCCGTGACGGCGACACCGTCGTGGTGCATTCGATGGATCGGCTGGCGCGCAATCTCGACGACCTCCGCGGCACCGTCCGCGGACTGACCGCCCGCGGGGTCCGGGTGCAATTCGTGAAGGAGCGGCTCCTCTTCACCGGCGAGGACACCGCGATGGCCACCTTGTTGTTGTCGGTGATGGGCGCGTTCGCCGAGTTCGAGCGGGCTTTGATTCGTGAGCGTCAGCGGGAAGGCATCGCCCTGGCGAAGAAGCGCGGCGCCTACCGGGGGCGGCGCAGGTCCTTGACTCCCGAGCAGGTCGACCGGCTGCGGTCCGGTGCCGCCGCGGGTCGGGCGAAAGCTGAGCTGGCGCGTGAGTTCGGGATCAGCCGCGAGACCGTCTATCAGTACCTGCGTGCCGGCGAGTCAGGGACAGGTTCCGCGGGTTTAGCAGCTGCTCGGGGCTGA
- a CDS encoding carbohydrate ABC transporter permease, whose product MTTTAKASTAAPGKTRPSHRTVHGATATRGSTILVTGILIVVAVYFLMPVYWVIVASTKTTQDLFSTNGFWFASDFALFSNIQQVLTYDGGIYVRWFLNSVFYAGVGAALATYFAAAGGYALAKYKFRGREAVFGAVLGGVLVPGTAIALPLFLQFSQLGITNTYLSVLLPSLVSPFGLFLCRIYAEATVDDALLEAARIDGAGELRIFHSVGLSVLTPALVTVFLFQLVGIWNNYFLPLVMLSDTKLYPITLGLNNWLSQTNRLPEFYQLTIAGVLLSVIPLAIAMIVLQRFWRGGLTEGAVK is encoded by the coding sequence GTGACCACCACCGCAAAGGCGTCCACCGCCGCCCCGGGCAAGACGCGGCCCTCGCACCGCACGGTCCACGGGGCCACCGCCACCCGCGGGTCCACCATATTGGTGACCGGCATCTTGATCGTCGTCGCGGTGTACTTCTTGATGCCGGTGTACTGGGTCATCGTCGCCTCGACCAAGACGACCCAGGACCTGTTCTCCACGAACGGCTTCTGGTTCGCCTCCGACTTCGCCCTGTTCAGCAACATCCAGCAGGTGCTCACCTACGACGGCGGCATCTACGTGCGGTGGTTCCTCAACTCCGTGTTCTACGCCGGTGTGGGGGCGGCCCTGGCCACCTACTTCGCCGCGGCCGGCGGGTACGCGCTCGCCAAGTACAAGTTCCGGGGTCGCGAGGCCGTCTTCGGCGCCGTCCTCGGCGGCGTGCTCGTGCCCGGCACAGCGATCGCCCTGCCGCTGTTCCTGCAGTTCAGCCAACTGGGCATCACCAACACTTATCTGTCTGTCCTGCTGCCCTCGCTGGTGTCACCGTTCGGGCTCTTCTTGTGCCGGATCTATGCGGAGGCGACTGTCGACGACGCCCTGCTCGAAGCGGCCCGGATCGACGGTGCGGGCGAGTTGCGGATCTTCCACTCGGTCGGGCTCAGCGTGCTCACCCCCGCGCTGGTCACGGTCTTCTTGTTCCAGCTCGTCGGCATCTGGAACAACTACTTCCTGCCGCTGGTGATGCTCTCGGACACGAAGCTGTACCCGATCACCCTCGGCCTGAACAACTGGCTCAGCCAGACCAACCGCCTGCCCGAATTTTACCAGCTGACCATCGCCGGCGTGCTGCTGTCGGTGATCCCGCTGGCGATCGCCATGATCGTGCTGCAACGGTTCTGGCGAGGCGGACTCACCGAAGGCGCCGTCAAATAG